In a genomic window of Magnolia sinica isolate HGM2019 chromosome 14, MsV1, whole genome shotgun sequence:
- the LOC131224777 gene encoding phytochrome B-like, giving the protein MQENPSMASGSRAAYTHQTNHTNSSSGASILRVTAQQNRHTQETTSKAIAQYTADARLHAFFEQSGESGKSFDYSQSIKTTNQSIPEQQITAYLSKIQRGGHIQPFGCMIAIDESTFHIISYSENATDMLCLTPQSVPSLDGPRAVAIGVDVRSLFTPSSACLLEKAAGAREITLLNPVWIHSRNSGKPFYAILHRIDVGIVIDLEPARTEDPALSIAGAVQSQKLAVRAISRLQALPGGDIKLLCDTVVQHVRELTGYDRVMVYKFHEDEHGEVVAESKRADLEPYIGLHYPATDIPQASRFLFKQNRVRMISDCHATPVTVIQDEQLLQPLCLVGSTLRAPHGCHAQYMANMGSIASLAMAVIINGSDEEAVGSRSLMKLWGLVVCHHTSPRCIPFPLRYACEFLMQAFGLQLNMELQLALQLSEKHVLRTQTLLCDMLLRDSPTGIVTQSPSIMDLVKCDGAAVYYRGKYYPLGITPTEAQIKDIVEWLLASHGDSTGLSTDSLADAGYPGAASLGDAVCGMAVAYITPRDFLFWFRSHTAKEIKWGGAKHHPEDKDDGQRMHPRSSFKAFLEVVKSRSSPWENAEMDAIHSLQLILRDSFRDAAEGGNSKAMINAQFSDLELQGIDELSSVAREMVRLIETATAPIFAVDSDGRINGWNAKVAELTGLSVEEAMGKSLVHDLVYMESADSVDKLLYRALKGEEDKNVEIKLRTFGPQEPKKAVFVVVNACCSKDYTNNIVGVCFVGQDVTGQKLVMDKFINIQGDYKGIVHSPNPLIPPIFASDENTCCSEWNTAMEKLTGWARGDIIGKLLVGDVFGSCCRLRGPDVLTKFMIVLHNAIGGQETDKHPFAFFDKNGKYVQALLTANKRVNMDGQITGAFCFLQTASPELQQALEVQRQQEKKCFSRMKELAYICQEVKNPLSGIRFTNSLLEATDLSDDQRQFLETSAACEKQMMKIIKDVNSESIEDGCEIVGLQRR; this is encoded by the exons ATGCAAGAAAATCCATCAATGGCTTCTGGTAGCAGAGCAGCATACACTCATCAAACAAACCACACCAACTCCTCTTCAGGCGCCAGCATCCTCAGAGTCACCGCCCAACAGAACCGCCACACCCAAGAAACTACCTCCAAGGCCATCGCCCAATACACCGCTGATGCCCGTCTCCATGCCTTCTTCGAGCAGTCAGGTGAGTCGGGCAAGTCCTTCGACTACTCCCAATCCATCAAGACCACCAACCAGTCCATCCCTGAGCAACAGATCACCGCCTACCTCTCCAAGATCCAGCGTGGTGGCCACATACAGCCCTTTGGCTGCATGATTGCCATCGATGAATCCACCTTCCACATAATCTCCTACAGCGAGAACGCCACCGACATGCTCTGCCTCACCCCGCAGTCCGTCCCTTCTCTCGACGGCCCACGTGCTGTCGCCATTGGCGTCGACGTCCGCTCCCTCTTCACCCCCTCTAGTGCCTGCCTGCTCGAGAAGGCTGCCGGGGCCCGCGAAATCACGCTCCTCAACCCCGTCTGGATCCATTCCAGGAACTCAGGCAAGCCCTTCTATGCCATCCTGCATAGGATTGACGTGGGAATTGTGATTGACTTGGAGCCCGCGCGGACGGAGGACCCTGCATTGTCGATTGCCGGCGCGGTCCAATCTCAGAAGCTTGCTGTCCGCGCAATCTCGCGGCTGCAGGCACTGCCCGGTGGTGACATCAAGCTGCTCTGTGATACTGTCGTTCAGCACGTCAGGGAGCTAACCGGCTACGACCGGGTCATGGTGTATAAATTCCACGAAGATGAGCACGGGGAGGTTGTCGCCGAGAGCAAACGGGCTGATCTGGAACCATACATCGGGCTGCATTACCCAGCCACAGACATCCCACAGGCATCCAGATTCCTATTCAAGCAGAACCGGGTGAGAATGATCAGCGATTGCCACGCCACGCCTGTTACAGTTATCCAGGACGAACAGCTGCTGCAGCCACTGTGCTTGGTAGGATCAACGCTGCGGGCTCCACATGGTTGCCATGCCCAGTATATGGCCAACATGGGCTCGATCGCCTCGCTGGCAATGGCGGTGATCATAAACGGGAGTGACGAGGAGGCTGTGGGCAGCCGCAGCTTGATGAAGCTGTGGGGCCTTGTTGTGTGCCACCACACATCACCCCGCTGCATCCCGTTCCCGCTCCGCTATGCCTGTGAGTTCCTCATGCAGGCGTTCGGGCTGCAGCTGAACATGGAGCTGCAGCTGGCGTTGCAGCTCTCAGAGAAGCACGTTCTGCGGACTCAGACTCTTCTCTGCGACATGCTCCTGCGTGATTCCCCGACCGGAATAGTCACTCAGAGTCCCAGTATCATGGACCTTGTGAAATGCGATGGGGCTGCGGTCTATTACCGGGGTAAGTACTACCCACTTGGCATCACCCCAACAGAAGCCCAGATTAAGGATATCGTTGAATGGTTGTTAGCCTCTCATGGGGACTCGACCGGTTTGAGCACAGACAGTTTGGCTGATGCCGGGTACCCTGGCGCAGCCTCTCTTGGGGATGCTGTTTGCGGAATGGCTGTGGCTTATATCACGCCGAGGGATTTCTTGTTCTGGTTTCGGTCCCACACAGCAAAAGAGATCAAATGGGGCGGGGCAAAGCATCATCCCGAGGATAAAGATGACGGACAGCGGATGCATCCACGGTCATCATTCAAGGCCTTCTTGGAAGTGGTCAAGAGCAGGAGCTCGCCGTGGGAGAATGCGGAGATGgatgccatccattcattgcaGCTTATCTTGCGGGATTCGTTTCGGGATGCAGCTGAGGGTGGCAATTCGAAGGCTATGATCAATGCCCAGTTCAGTGATTTGGAGTTGCAGGGAATAGATGAGCTTAGTTCTGTTGCTAGAGAGATGGTTAGGCTGATAGAGACGGCAACTGCACCGATTTTTGCCGTTGATTCGGATGGTCGGATTAATGGGTGGAATGCAAAAGTTGCAGAATTGACGGGACTCTCCGTCGAGGAAGCTATGGGAAAGTCATTAGTTCACGACCTTGTTTATATGGAGTCTGCGGACAGCGTCGACAAGCTTTTATATCGTGCTTTAAAAG GTGAAGAAGATAAGAATGTGGAGATAAAGCTAAGGACGTTTGGCCCGCAAGAACCCAAAAAGGCCGTCTTTGTGGTAGTCAACGCCTGCTGTAGCAAGGACTACACAAACAATATTGTCGGGGTGTGCTTCGTCGGTCAAGATGTTACTGGACAGAAACTGGTCATGGATAAGTTCATTAACATACAAGGTGATTATAAGGGCATCGTGCACAGTCCTAATCCGCTTATTCCTCCTATATTTGCTTCAGATGAAAATACCTGTTGCTCGGAGTGGAACACGGCAATGGAAAAGCTTACTGGTTGGGCAAGAGGGGACATCATTGGAAAGCTGTTGGTTGGAGATGTTTTCGGCAGTTGTTGTAGGCTTCGGGGCCCAGATGTGCTGACAAAATTCATGATTGTCCTTCACAATGCAATTGGAGGTCAGGAAACTGACAAGCACCCATTTGCATTTTTTGACAAGAACGGCAAATATGTGCAAGCTCTCTTGACCGCAAACAAGAGGGTTAACATGGACGGCCAGATTACTGGGGCCTTTTGTTTCCTGCAGACTGCAAGCCCTGAACTGCAGCAAGCTCTAGAAGTTCAGCGGCAGCAAGAAAAGAAATGTTTTTCCAGAATGAAAGAGCTAGCCTACATTTGCCAAGAGGTAAAAAATCCATTGAGTGGAATACGCTTTACTAACTCACTCTTGGAGGCTACAGATCTATCCGACGATCAGAGGCAGTTTCTTGAGACTAGTGCTGCTTGTGAGAAGCAGATGATGAAGATAATAAAAGATGTCAATTCTGAGAGTATTGAAGATGG TTGTGAGATAGTGGGACTTCAAAGGAGGTGA